In Candidatus Zymogenus saltonus, the sequence TTGGCTTAAATACTTAAAAAAGGCCTGTAAGTCGATAGAAGGAAATCGGTGGCGGCAGGTTAAGCGGCGGGAAGATGTGATTTAGGGAAGCGGGGGAGCAGAGCAAGTCTATTTTATCGTGATATAGATACGATTGGGGATACATACAATCGTATCTCCCTTCTTTGATATTCTGCCCATGTTGATGCACACCTTGTTTGGACACGGCGAATCCTTCATGTACACCTCACCATCTTCTATGACGACCGTGCTGACGCCAAGAATGCCTGTCACCTCGATGACCCTGTCCTCGGAGATGGGGTAGGTGCCGAAAACCTCGTTTCCCTCCTCGATGACCACCGTCCGTCCAGCATTTGCAGATATGGATTTGAAAAAGACAAAGGCCGTTGCTATCAGGACGACGCATATAACGATGAAAATTATGTCGCTTCTCTTCATATCACTCCAAGATTGATGGGGCTGATCCTATTTAGATGTTATGGATTAAAACAGCTTTTGAAATATAGGGGAACGGCCGTAAGGCCCGTTCCCCTATATTTTTTTTAGGCAATTCAGGTGCAGGAAAAACAGTTAATAAATTTAGCTCAAAAGCTATGTCTCTAAAACTGGTAGTGGAAATGCCGCTTGTTATTTAATCATCTCCCAATCACACAAACGGCATAACGTCTAAAGGATTTTGGGCTCAATTCCCGACCTTCCCCCACCAGCCCCATTTATTTCACCAGCCCACTGTCGTCAATCAAGACTAACTTGCCCGACCTACGCCCACTAGACATCTGCCGGTCAATATCGGTTCAGCCAACCCCCCTTATACCAGCCAAAGGCCCGTTGAACTATCCCGAGACCGTTGACTCATCGCCGTTTTCCCCCTGCACCTTTCCTTCCTGTTTTCTCGGTCCGCCCCTTAGTCTCTCTGGGTGTGACAATCGAGGCACTCCGTAGGAGGAGTCTTGCCCGCGGCCAGCTCTTTATTGTGGCAGACCACACAGGTTTGATGCATGGAGTCTTTATAGGTTAATTCGCCGCTGTCTGCGTTGTGGCAAGACTTACATTGTGCGGGCGTACCGGCGACGAACTCCTCGTCTTCGGTGTGGTGGCACGTGATGCACGATATATCCAGGTTGCTCTGGTGATACTGGTGTTTAAAATCAATGGGGAGGTATCTGCTCGTTGCCTTTGTCGTGTCGTCGATTTTTTCTATCACTTCTCCGTAGTATGCGGTGAGGGCGTCGACAGCCGAAAACGCCAAAACGAAGACCGTAAATAGAGAAATTGCGGCAAAGATACTTAAAATAGTAAATCCTTTTCTATTCTTCTTTTTCATTTTTCACCTCTATTTATATTCAAGTCCCTCGATATCCATGATCAAACGATTCGCCATCCATCCGTTAATCTGAGCGGAGCCGAAGCCGTGAAATCCGCTCGTCCAGTTGCTGGCGATGAATACGTTGTCGATCGGAGTCCTGATCGGTATCTTCTGCCACTGCTCTTTATCCATGTAGAAGCCGTATATGATACCTTCATGGTTCAGAGTGTACTCGTTTATCGTTACCGGAGTTATGACCTCCATCTCCTCGATGTATCTCTTCTCCTTGATCTCGGGGATAGCGTTGGCCGCAAGGTTTATCAGCTCCCAGGCCTTTTCCTCTTTCATCTTCTGGTATTCTTTTTTGTCCTTGGCCCAGATATTGTAATCGCTGAAGGCGTGGAGAACTAAAACCGATTTACCCTTTGGCGCGTATACCGGGTCGCCGTAGTTGGAGTAGATGGTTATCGACACCGCACCTTCCTTGAAGTTACCCTTCATCATGTTGTCATAGGCGGCGGCGCTGTCTAAAGACGTGTTATAGAATATCTCCGTGTCTTTATGGCCGAACTTTTTAAGGTCGATATTCAAGCCGAGATAGACGCCGAAGAGGGAGTTTGCTACCTTCATATTTTTAACTTTATCCACGTATTTCTTCGGCAGGTTTTCCTGGCCGATGAGCTTGTAGATAAGCTGATACGGGTCGGTGTTGGCGACTATGTAGCGTGCGGTGTAGACATCTCCATACTCGGTCTTGACGCCCCTGGCTAAGCCGTCTTCAATGATTATCTCGGTGACGAGGGTGCCGGTCTTCACGGTGCCTCCCAGCTCCTCGATCCTCTCGGCGTAGGCGTTGGACAGGTTCTGGCTGGTTCCCATTACATGTACGGGACCGTCTTTAAGATATGTATTGTTTGCCATCAATAACAGGACCGCTGTTTCATCCGGAACGGGAGCGCCGTAGTATACCCAGAACTGGGAGACAACGGCCTTCAGATCCTCGTTCGTGAAACACTCGTCCAAAATATCCTGCATTGTTTTGCCCTGCCACTTAAAGAAGGTCTTCTGCTTTAAGGGCACCTGCATCTTTGTGGTAAAGGCCTTGAAGCCGCTGTAGCGAAACAGATTGGATAGAGACATATACTCTTTCGAGAATTCAACACAGAGCTTGTGAAACTTGTCGATCCCCTCCGATTCCTCCGGCCACTTCTCCTTCAGGGCGTTGTCCTATCCCTCCCAGGTGGAAGGGAGCGTAACGTCCACGCCGCCGGGGTAGATCGATCGATAGAGCTCGGGCAACTGGTAGGTTTCGACCTTGTCGTAGACACCGCAGAGGGTCATGAGTCTTCTCAGGGCGCCGTCCTCGGTTCTGGGACCTCCCCCGGCCATCTCATGGAGTGATGTCTCGAAGACAAAGTCACCGCGAGTGAAGTTGGTGGCGCACCCCCCTACCTTGTGGTGCTGCTCTAAAAGTAAGACCTTGAGCCCGTTCGAGGCAAGATGGGCGCCCGCAGAGAGACCGCCCATTCCACCGCCGATTATAATTACGTCGTAATCGGCCTCGAAATCGGGAGCCTTTGTCTTTCCACAGCCCGTTATCAAGGATAGAGACGCCGAGACGGCAATTGTTAGAATAATAAACAGCCATCGATTCTTTTTAATCATTTTAAACCCCTTTTATATTTTGCTATTATTCAATTCCTTCCATATCCAGTATAAGTCTCGATCCCATGTAACCGTTTATCTGGGCGGGGCCAACACCGTGCCAGGCCTTAGTCCAGCTTCCAGCTATGAAAAGGTTATCTATGGGTGTATTGTTCGGTATCTTCTCCCACTGCTCGGTATCCAGGTAAAAGCCGTAGGGTATGCCGTGATAGTTCTTGGTGAACTCCTCGATCGTTACAGGAGTCATTATCTCCATGACCTCTATGTTTTTTTTGTCCTTCAGCTCGGGGATTACGTTGGCCGCAAGGTTTATCAGCTCCCATGCCTTCTCCTCTTTCATTTTCTGATACTCTTTCCTGTCCTTGGGCCAGATGTCGTAATCGGAGTACTCGAGGAGCGCGACCACCGACTTGCCCTTAGGGGCGTAGATTGGGTCGCCGTAGTTGGAGTAGATGGTAATTGATGCCATCCCCTCGGCGAAATTTCCCTCCATCATATTTT encodes:
- a CDS encoding NAD(P)/FAD-dependent oxidoreductase — its product is MSLSNLFRYSGFKAFTTKMQVPLKQKTFFKWQGKTMQDILDECFTNEDLKAVVSQFWVYYGAPVPDETAVLLLMANNTYLKDGPVHVMGTSQNLSNAYAERIEELGGTVKTGTLVTEIIIEDGLARGVKTEYGDVYTARYIVANTDPYQLIYKLIGQENLPKKYVDKVKNMKVANSLFGVYLGLNIDLKKFGHKDTEIFYNTSLDSAAAYDNMMKGNFKEGAVSITIYSNYGDPVYAPKGKSVLVLHAFSDYNIWAKDKKEYQKMKEEKAWELINLAANAIPEIKEKRYIEEMEVITPVTINEYTLNHEGIIYGFYMDKEQWQKIPIRTPIDNVFIASNWTSGFHGFGSAQINGWMANRLIMDIEGLEYK
- a CDS encoding NAD(P)-binding protein, with the protein product MIKKNRWLFIILTIAVSASLSLITGCGKTKAPDFEADYDVIIIGGGMGGLSAGAHLASNGLKVLLLEQHHKVGGCATNFTRGDFVFETSLHEMAGGGPRTEDGALRRLMTLCGVYDKVETYQLPELYRSIYPGGVDVTLPSTWEG
- a CDS encoding cytochrome c3 family protein encodes the protein MKKKNRKGFTILSIFAAISLFTVFVLAFSAVDALTAYYGEVIEKIDDTTKATSRYLPIDFKHQYHQSNLDISCITCHHTEDEEFVAGTPAQCKSCHNADSGELTYKDSMHQTCVVCHNKELAAGKTPPTECLDCHTQRD
- a CDS encoding NusG domain II-containing protein — protein: MKRSDIIFIVICVVLIATAFVFFKSISANAGRTVVIEEGNEVFGTYPISEDRVIEVTGILGVSTVVIEDGEVYMKDSPCPNKVCINMGRISKKGDTIVCIPNRIYITIK